In Wenyingzhuangia fucanilytica, the following are encoded in one genomic region:
- a CDS encoding sialate O-acetylesterase encodes MKCNFFTFFSIALLTFSTISCRTQSKINSKEEVHIVLLGGQSNMSGVGHFKSLDEETISRINALSNRVMLSDTQLKKLIPLSELKNQIWGKDRRSKNFGPELFLGLTLAEKHPKQKYLFIKTAHGGTALYGAWNPNWSLEQSQAIERGEYKQGLKLYKIHINQIKAQLARLVSEGKTYKILGMVWMQGENDGALDVSAKNYGKNLKELLASYRRDLNLPNLPFVAGQTNSHYGVKGGSDMVRQGFLDFEKSEDHVAVIKTLRDSPYTDFPKHSDNVHYNAEGQKRFGIAFAKALMTLN; translated from the coding sequence ATGAAGTGCAATTTTTTTACGTTTTTTAGTATTGCGTTATTAACATTTAGTACCATAAGTTGCAGAACGCAATCTAAGATAAATTCCAAAGAAGAAGTTCATATTGTGCTATTGGGAGGTCAATCAAATATGTCTGGCGTAGGGCATTTTAAAAGCCTAGATGAAGAAACAATTTCACGTATTAATGCTCTTTCTAATCGTGTTATGTTAAGTGATACGCAACTCAAAAAATTAATACCACTTTCAGAACTTAAAAATCAAATTTGGGGAAAGGACAGAAGGTCAAAGAATTTTGGACCTGAATTGTTTTTAGGTTTAACCTTAGCGGAAAAACATCCAAAGCAAAAGTACTTATTCATTAAAACAGCTCATGGTGGAACGGCATTGTATGGGGCGTGGAATCCCAATTGGTCTCTTGAACAGTCTCAAGCTATTGAAAGAGGGGAGTATAAGCAAGGTTTAAAGTTATACAAAATACATATCAACCAAATTAAAGCGCAACTAGCAAGATTGGTATCAGAAGGCAAAACCTATAAAATATTGGGCATGGTATGGATGCAGGGCGAAAATGACGGTGCGCTAGATGTTAGCGCCAAAAATTATGGTAAAAACTTAAAAGAGTTATTAGCAAGTTACCGTAGGGATTTGAATTTGCCTAATCTTCCTTTTGTTGCGGGACAAACAAATTCGCATTACGGTGTTAAAGGAGGTTCTGATATGGTAAGACAGGGGTTTTTGGATTTTGAAAAGTCTGAAGATCATGTTGCTGTAATTAAAACCCTAAGAGATAGTCCGTATACCGATTTTCCAAAGCACTCTGACAATGTGCATTACAATGCAGAAGGTCAAAAAAGATTTGGAATCGCCTTTGCAAAAGCACTAATGACTTTAAACTAA